The genomic segment GACGGACGTGTGCGTGCTGACCCCCACCATGAAGCAGAAGCCTGGGCTCCTCGATGAAACCATACACCAGCagcatctgaacacacacacatacaatcaaACAACTAAATCAAATTTACAATCTTAATGGTATCACAGATTAAGATCCTTAGTTCCCTGTTTTTTCCCACTTTCATGGTCAcaaatatttacttatttttgcTTGGCTGTAGGAATTACTTATACAAATGTTGTGTATTAACAAAAATGCACATAATCTCAAAAATTGAAATTGTGCTCTGATGACCAATATACTGAATATTATGGGATTACTGAAAAAGACTTATGCACTGTTAAAGAAGTACACATTTTAGTTTCACTTGCTAGTAtcctttaacaaacacacaccccatCCTGTCCCCTACTAACCTCTGCATGTCTGTTTATTAACTGAGTGTACTGTGGCAGGTCGTCCAAACGCAGCAtcatggttgccatggtgattgtCAGTGGAACAGACACACCAGCTGTGTCCTCCAGACGCTGTAGAATTTGCAGCGTCCGGGCAGGACTGACATTTATCATGGACGGGCTGGCACATACAGTGATAAGCTCtgagggatctgattggccaaAAATGTCTATGACCTCATCAGCTGATTCCTGTGGGGAGAAGTTgttattttggcatttttatttttagttatttagTCTTTAACTGttaatcaattattttaaaacaagtaATTTTTATTGCACATTAAAACAGGGCATTTTAAAGTTGCTAGCATCTACAATGTATTTGGCTGCCCTCTGAGTGAAGACAGTGACAAGTCTAATAATGACATGAGGAGACTGAAGGGCTTTTATTCATGTATCATGTACCTGATTGAGGGTCTGCTCTGTTTCCTCTAACAGGTAATGTTTCAGGTAAAACAGGAAACCGGGGCCGTATGAGTGAGGGCTGCTGGGATGTGGGCGGTTCCTGACCATGACCTCTGTGACTGACAGACCAGACATCCTGTAGTATGGTAAAGCCAGGTGGCAGTCCTTTTGACTCGCCCTTAGAGGGAAGCGAAAAGAGttagtgctgaaatgattacTAGTTTGTAGAGTTTATATAATAGAGTTTAAAAATTCatataaaaaagagaagagaaatctTGTAACAGATTTAAACATGTATTAAGATTAATTCTGTAATATATGTTTTAAGGAGTGCCAGCCAGGTCTCTCTCCTGGCATTTAAAATTTATCAGGagtcaggtttttgttttagaCAGATGTTTATCAGTCTgagtaaaaaatgaaataacataaagaaaaaaaaaaaaagactcaaaagtTCATTCTTGGTTTTCCTACTCAGCTATAACTTCGGCACAGTTCAGCTTAATACCACAGTTTCCAAGAAGTTTTcaacaaaaagtcaaattaaGTTAATTTACCTGCTGAAACAGTCTCCCAGCTGTGCACAGTTCTGCCTGAGTGCCTCTTCCAgttcttgtctgtctgtctgtagagctgtctgtctctcaggttgtctgtctgtatctttCTGCTGAGATGGTGTGGGGTCGCCCTCACTGTGCTGTTGCTGCTCTGATGTTTGGAGCAAAGAGGCacggaggaggaggtgagctTCACTGAGGAGGTGTCGAAGGCTTTGGGCCTGTGGGCTGGTCTCTGCATAGTGCTGACTGTATTCAACCTGTGACACACAGGTGGTTGTACAGACTCATAAGTGTATACAGACTCACACGTTCAGACACAAACATAGTCAGAGATCAAAAATTTGTAGCAATTTCTGGATATTTCTGGACATTCAGATTAAGTAGATTTTTTGtacaacagtaaataaagtgAACATGTCTGTGTTACCATCTCTTGGTACAGAGTGAAGGGGGAGACGGTGTCGACCACATACAGATTCCATCCATGTCCTGCTGCACTGGTTTCTTTGGGAGAGGAGATTGTCCACTTCCTGCTCCTGAGGTCAGTTACAGAGGTAACAAGAAGAACATTCAAACTGAGAAATTAGCTAaatgttgtctgtctgtgtcttatccCACTGAGGAGATGTTTAGTTAATCTCAAAATGTGACAGGTCAAGGTGAATTTCCAAAAATTCAAGGCATCACAGAGGGACAATGAGTAAAAAGGTGAACCAGAGTTATGTTCAATGCTTTGTTGATTTAGTCTAGACACTGGGGTTCTAACCTAAATATCTGCTATttaacaaaaaactaaaaatttTAAGTTACTTTAAAACTACAGGAAAATAAGCACCTTATTATTAACTCTAACAAATGTAAATAactgtttctttcctttctttttcattcctgTTGTAAAGAGGCtttcatatacatatatacatatacacatatatatatacacactaaATGCTTGTTTCTTTAATGGACACTGAAAGTACACCAAAGACTTACATAAACAGGTTTTCCATGAACCAAGCTGAAAAGTGTTCTTATGTGACACTGCACATGCAAAAAGAACTAAACCAGAGTGGAAGTTGTGACATGGTTATCAGGGATACTACAGCATCTTCATCACCAGCATACTCCCAATACAACAACTTATTGGACATTGTGCTATGTAATATATCAACTCCATAAATCCACATGTAGTTCTACATTTTACATGACCAAACAAATGTTAGTGAGCTGTTAGTGAACAAGTTAACATGGATAATGTGATCTGTCTCTGGACAATGAATTGCTTGAgtagtgtgaatgtgtgtgtgtcatggcgGCTACTCAGATGCAGCATGCCTTAAACCTTGTTTTTGAATAAAAGCAGGCATATATTACACTCTATCACGCACGCACTCATTATGAACGATAATGGTTAGATAGAGAAGGAGGTTGTATTTAGTCGCCATTATTAAGAAACTATTAATTCACAACGCGTAACACTAGAATACTTGAACTTGTCTTATAAAGCTGAATTATCATGTTAGCTGGGTAAAATTCAAAACAGGTTTATTTGTTTCAGTCCAAAAATGATTAGTCTGTGAACAAAAAGTCACACACATCGAGGGCAGTTAGGTAGGTTACGGTTGGCTAGGTTTAGGGACTAAAACACAAAGTGTTGTCACTTTAAGACCAAACTGTAAAGTCACACAGAAATTTGGATCATCAATAAAGTGGCTTTTTAGGGTTTTAGTATATTGCCATATGGTCTGTAATACAGTAATTACATTAACTGGCTGGGAAATATTCAgcaactgtaaaatgtaatcaaaaagTAAAGATAGTAAAGATTTCTCTTACTAGCCTGTGCACTTTATATGGTTTATCATTCCTTATATGCTGCAGTTACTGTATGCCACAAGTCATATGCAGTGTATTTCTTTGATTAGTGGCACCagtgcaattttttttaaaatagagaACTTTATGTCTCCAAAATAAAGGTTAGAAAAGATACTTTGAAAAGTTTCATTTATATcaacttttcctctttttcatgtCATTGGGGAAACTTTCCACACTGATATTCCAGTTCAGGCAAATTATCATCAGTTATATTGCAGCTAGAAACACTGGTTTTACAGGCAAATGCAAAACAGCAACAAGAGGCTTCACTGGAGGCTGAGAGAAAAAGCTTTTTGTCCTGTAACATTGAAGGTGACACGTAAACCTAACGATTCGGTTCATATTTATCTTCTGATGTGAGTACTTTGTGGGTTTCCTGTTGTTGCAGCTTGACCTGAGAGTGACAACAGAGACTGAcgggggttgggggtggggtttATCTTACAGGAAGGGGCGTGATAGAAGGCTCTCCAGAGCTGGCGTGGTTGCGGGATCGATTCCCACCGCCAGGAAAATACCAGTCAGCATGGTGTGTTCTTTCAACTCGCtaaaatacacaacatataCACAGTAAACAGGTTTATAAATGCACGTATGTCTATGCATGCACATGACCAGTGCTGATAAATTGCTCTTGAAAATATTTTGGTGCCCGCACGGAGGTATCTGATGATGAATCCAAGGAAGGGGAAAGGTTTATGACTGCCACAGTATTATAgtcatgtgtgttcatgtttgaaCGTGTGTGTaatgtctgtgctgtgtgtacgtatgtgtgACTTACAGGCCCCTGCGCTGCGTGGTGCGTTCGGTCTCCTCTGATGTCTCCGTGTCAGCGGTGGAGAGCAGGATAACATGGCGAccatagacacacactgagcGCAGACCAATAAACAGCTGCATCCTGAGTCGCACACACCTCGAGGCTGCAGGGTGGACAGGCCttcaaacagagaaacacagacacagtgagatgcacagacatacagatACATAGTTGTTTTAAGAGACATACTGGCTGATCACACATGTATTATGTGACAGTACAACTATCCCTAAGAAGCTACTGTGCTTGTCTAGATGTTTCACCTGTCTAGATGCACCACCTATTTGCTAACTTTgtatgtctgctgtttggtgctggagAAGTAACACACTGAAAGCTAGTGCTGCTCCGATTGATGGGAAAAGAGAGACTGAACCATTTggtaaatgtgatttaaaaaatactagTTAAGACTCCTACCCTCATGGTGGTATCGATGTAGGGGTCTTCAATCcttgctgctactgctgcacAGCGTACTGTGAAACACTGTAATGCATTCCTACCACACATACAGAAATCAAAATACACTTACTCATTTTGCACACATAAATGATCACACTGTGGTGATAAAGAACAAGGATCATTCAGGAGTGAGAAAAGCAGACAGATCACATGGGAACAGCTCATGTTAGAATTTACATAAAATTGTAATAATCTGGTGTTAAGTTTTGAAAtaatttcttgtgttttttgggACAGGTCCTTGAATGTTTTTAGAGTTTCGAACTTACAAGAAGTAAGGCAAACTGTTCAACTAAAACACTAGTGCAAAAGGTGATTCAGTAAAGATGAATTCCATATCAGATCAAATTGAAGATGTACCTCGTTATGACATGCAACAGGTGGTCGGTTAGCACCGCCTCCAGGACCTTCTCTGGATACTGATAGGCTGAAAGCAGCTCGACTCCACCTTTCAGGCTGTACAGGTAGCCGGCGTTGGGGAGGGAGAAGAAGCAGAACATACACGCTGGTTCATCCATAGACACTGACTGATTACCTTTAGAGGGAAGGAGAGACATATGAATGCTTACACATACATTTAATCGCCCAAAAAGCATTTACTTATGTAGCTGCTCATTTTCAAAGCTCCCCAAATTTAATTCATGTGTGGAGCTGTAGAAATAGAAACCATCTTAACTTATatcttaatttattttatctcttaTGGACTCCTAAAATGGCAAATCTTCTATGTAACATTGCTTGATTTTAATACAAATGCACTTGAGCTGATAACATTTCTAGAAtaattttaatgattttctTCTAGCAACCTGCAGTTTATGTCTTATTTAAAGTTGCTGAACTTATAAATAGGAAATTCATGTAACCAGGGAGTCGGCACCTGCGCCTCACATGTTGTACTCACTGGTGAAAAGTGGGTAGAGCTGCAGAGAGTGGAGCTGTGTCTCCTCCACACTGCAGCCCTGGAAGAACTCGGGAGTAAAACGCCTGCAGGGAGGGAAATGATACAGGTTAAATATACCTCCCTCAACTGGCAGGAATATTCTCACTATGAAAATCTAAAGGTCAAActccaaaatacacacacacctgaaaagAACATATGATAGCGTGTATTGTCCTTTGTCCTCCAGCCCGGTCTTTTCGATGCTGACAGGGATGTCACAGTCTTTAGCTCGATCGCCAAGCAACTCTTGGTGCCTCGGGATGAGCAGAAAGTCACTCTGGTCTTCCAGATGATCTGCTGCACAAACAAAgaacattttccacaggaagtTACAGAATGGTATTAGTAGCTAATGTCACCTCTTTTAAGTTGTGTCTTATAGTGGCCCATTTTAAAAGAGGATCAATATTATGAAGTGGAGATTGGAACTTCATCTATCTGCCCCTAAATCAGATTTTCTAAATCAGTAACAGGAAAAACTGCAGCCAGCAGTGAACTCAAATCCAAAACTTAAAACATCCTTTCAGAAACCTGTAAATGACATCACTAATAGTATATTTGTGCTTTTCTACAGTCTGTAAATaaccaaaacaagcaaaaagaCTTCAGGCATTTAAGAGTGGGGAAAACACAGATGAAGGTGGTGTATTCTTACCACTTTTACTTGTGTCCAGTGATTTGTCCATGGTTTTGGGTTCAGACGATGCATCCAGTTTCAGTACTAGCACCTCCAGCTCTGCCTGCACTGCAACATATCCCCCACACAGCGCCACCTGGGGGAGGTGTTAAAGTAACACCAATGAAACAGACTCAATTTTTGTAGTTTGAACTTtggaaataacaaaacaaaggcaaatgAAAGTCTTCTGTTGACAACAACTGGTTACGATGTCTATGTCTATGCTCCGCACAGTTATTATGGACTATGCCTACAAGGGATTAAGCACTTACTCAATTGTGTATCAGATAAATTAGATAAAGAAAAGCTAAGAAAACACCACAAGAATTAAAAAAGTGAGCAACAGATTGAAAGAACCTGTTTAGGTGTGATTTTTGGAAGGTGCATGATGACTGAGCGTTCAAAGTCCAGGACTGAAAAATTCTGGTTCGAAGTTGAGGTTTGACCTGCAGGCAATAACAAGGAGAGCTTtgtgaggagaagaagaaagtgtaCAAGGGTCAGCTAAGTGTGCATCCTGCTCCATGAGGGATTCCTTTATCATTTCATCTTTTGGAGTTTGATATTAATTTCCTTGAGTTACCTTGACTCTGACTGGAGCTTTGCTGAGTGTTCGGCCAAGGGCTCTGAATGTTCTGTTGACTCtgattctgctgtttttttcagagaatgaaaaatgatcaaaaactgtGAATCTGAAATGGTGACCTCAGCCTGCTCTAGCAGGCAAAGAAGTAAATATGCTGCTTCAGTGTATAATTTACACTGAGATCCACAAAAGATGTAAActgttaacattaacagctggaTTCTTACCAGGTTCTGCTGGTTCTGCCTCCTCAAAGTAAACAGAACCAGAGTGTTCTCGCAGCCGACCAGCAGGTCTCCTGTTACTGAGCAACAAGCCATGGCAACAGGACGCTCAGACAGAGGGATCTCAATGATCTCCATCTGCACTCCGCCCCGTACAGATGCCCCACGTAGCAAGTGGCCCAACAAACGCACCCCAACACGGGCTTTTTCTTCGGCCTGAATGGAGAGTAagatataaacacataaaaacaccaCTGTGATATAAAGTATTGGAGAGAAAGCATAGCTGGGGAGTCTGTACCTGGTATCGCCAGTTGGTGTAGGCTCTCAGGTAGGTGGCGCTATTCTTTTCCTCAATGGTCACCAGGTAATCTCCTggatgagagggaggagaggggaagtaGCAAGGAAGGCAAGGATGTTAAAAtgttcactctttctctcacactgtAACCACTACTACCGTCAACTGCCTTTCTTACATAtaaaagatggaaaacaaataagctGTGACAGGTGAATAGCAACACTTGTGTAGTTAGACAAGGTAGAGGGGAACTGTTGTCACCTATCTTGCTGTGCTGGACGCTCCTCACAGTTCCCATTGTGGCAAAGCGACAGATGAGAGGGCAGCCCTCCTGCTCCAGACTGTACGCCTCCACCTTGgttcaacaaaacacagtcagtgtCCTACAAAAGCCTTTCATTTCCAAATCTCTCAAGAATTAAGATGATCAGTGCTGTGATTCATGAATATTCCCACAATATACAGACATTTATGGTGATATATTCTGGCTCaccacctcttcttcttctctaatTATTAAATACTATGAAATAATGTACATACCAATAACTGGAGACGAGTTATCTTCagacaaataaagacagaaaatcgatattattattattattttttttaaatgcatagTTTAAGGTAACCTTGCATCCTCCAGTAGCCACCACGAACAAGGCTCCACCTCCACAACAAACCAGTCCAGGCTCCTGCTCCACCTGAGCCATAGAGAGGGGAAGTAGATTAGACTactgcaaaatattcagtggtgattattgtttattaaaaaatgaGTAAGTATGCTTTGAATCAGTGTTAGTACGGCTCCACTGACCTGAACTATCTGCTGTGAGGCGAATGGATGGCAGTTGTACACGTGGACCATGTTTGCTCTGTGTCTTGGAGAGTTCATTAAATTCAGTAGAGGCTGGAAATGTTTATCAACCTTTGActgctgctttctctcctcTGGAACTATAATAGTGAGAGATCCATCAACTCCTCCTCTGGTTTATGTATGATTCCAGGAGGCCTCATCCGGCAGGACACC from the Lates calcarifer isolate ASB-BC8 linkage group LG17, TLL_Latcal_v3, whole genome shotgun sequence genome contains:
- the hps3 gene encoding LOW QUALITY PROTEIN: Hermansky-Pudlak syndrome 3 protein (The sequence of the model RefSeq protein was modified relative to this genomic sequence to represent the inferred CDS: deleted 1 base in 1 codon); this encodes MNSPRHRANMVHVYNCHPFASQQIVQVEQEPGLVCCGGGALFVVATGGCKVEAYSLEQEGCPLICRFATMGTVRSVQHSKIGDYLVTIEEKNSATYLRAYTNWRYQAEEKARVGVRLLGHLLRGASVRGGVQMEIIEIPLSERPVAMACCSVTGDLLVGCENTLVLFTLRRQNQQNLQNQSQQNIQSPWPNTQQSSSQSQGQTSTSNQNFSVLDFERSVIMHLPKITPKQVALCGGYVAVQAELEVLVLKLDASSEPKTMDKSLDTSKSADHLEDQSDFLLIPRHQELLGDRAKDCDIPVSIEKTGLEDKGQYTLSYVLFRRFTPEFFQGCSVEETQLHSLQLYPLFTSNQSVSMDEPACMFCFFSLPNAGYLYSLKGGVELLSAYQYPEKVLEAVLTDHLLHVITRNALQCFTVRCAAVAARIEDPYIDTTMRACPPCSLEVCALRMQLFIGLRSVCVYGRHVILLSTADTETSEETERTTQRRGLELKEHTMLTGIFLAVGIDPATTPALESLLSRPFLSRKWTISSPKETSAAGHGWNLYVVDTVSPFTLYQEMVEYSQHYAETSPQAQSLRHLLSEAHLLLRASLLQTSEQQQHSEGDPTPSQQKDTDRQPERQTALQTDRQELEEALRQNCAQLGDCFSRASQKDCHLALPYYRMSGLSVTEVMVRNRPHPSSPHSYGPGFLFYLKHYLLEETEQTLNQESADEVIDIFGQSDPSELITVCASPSMINVSPARTLQILQRLEDTAGVSVPLTITMATMMLRLDDLPQYTQLINRHAEMLLVYGFIEEPRLLLHGGGQHAHVRPTALAHQLAKLQPGLLVAAMVALHENNKVQLEQADHVFKELGCENCLQVDFWEAMLMASSQEAVIQELLFRLASVYIDQLTYTNSDTHSSVLHAPQRRRSLKSADDLINSCSHYGALYPWLTVLSPAYSTSFQHQESLHKLQSLLCGPSLSIGSVLPLLERLSEETLWGFSLHLLCATRRGQYDSSIEKLLDRCPQAIIAYANHQLQDKNMALWWQKLLPELCNRTRAAAENSILLAALKETLVVVAMETSPTDFLELIPDDGTAAYFLPHLLTCSQRHLLT